In Microtus pennsylvanicus isolate mMicPen1 chromosome 12, mMicPen1.hap1, whole genome shotgun sequence, the following proteins share a genomic window:
- the Rnf215 gene encoding RING finger protein 215 isoform X1, which yields MGPADRPALRSPLSPPPPPSLPSPLLLLLPLLPLWLGLAGPGAAADGSEPAARAGRGGARAVRVDVKLPRQDALVLEGVRIGPEAGPEPLLGGRLLLMDVVDAEQEIPVDSWIAVAYVGKEQAAQFHQDNQGSGRKAYPKALVQQMRRALFLGASALLLLILNHSVVRELDISQLLLRPVIVLHYSANVTKLLEALLQRTQATAEITSRESLSANIEWKLTLWTTCGLSKDSYGGWQDLVCLGGGQAQEQKPLQQLWNAILLVAMLLCTGLVVQAQRQASRQNQQDPGGQGDLFKRRVVRRLASLKTRRCRLSRAAHSLPEPGTETCAVCLDNFCNKQWLRVLPCKHEFHRDCVDPWLMLQQTCPLCKFNVLGNHYSDD from the exons ATGGGCCCTGCCGATCGACCCGCGCTGAGATCGCCACTGTCGCCGCCACCTCCTCCATCGCTGCCGTCGccgctgctactgctgctgcccctgctccctctgtggTTGGGCCTGGCGGGGCCCGGGGCCGCGGCGGACGGCAGCGAGCCGGCGGCCCGGGCGGGACGGGGCGGAGCCCGCGCCGTGCGAGTAGACGTGAAGCTGCCGCGGCAAGACGCCCTGGTTTTGGAGGGCGTCAGGATAGGTCCTGAAGCCGGTCCCGAGCCGCTGCTGGGCGGTCGCTTGCTGCTG ATGGATGTCGTGGATGCTGAACAAGAGATACCTGTAGACAGCTGGATTGCAGTGGCATATGTGGGCAAAGAGCAGGCTGCCCAGTTCCACCAGGACAATCAAGGCAGTGGCCGGAAGGCATATCCCAAGGCCTTGGTCCAGCAG ATGCGCCGTGCCCTCTTCCTGGGAGCCTCGGCCCTGCTTCTCCTCATCCTAAACCATAGTGTGGTCCGAGAG TTGGACATCTCCCAGCTTCTGCTCAGGCCAGTAATTGTCCTCCATTACTCTGCCAATGTCACCAAGCTGCTGGAGGCACTTCTGCA GAGGACCCAGGCTACTGCTGAGATCACCAGTAGAGAGTCCCTGTCCGCCAACATCGAGTGGAAGCTGACATTGTGGACTACCTGTGGCCTCTCCAAGGACAGCTATGGCGGCTGGCAGGACCTGGTGTGCCTGGGAGGTGGTCAGGCCCAGGAGCAG aagcccctgcagcagctATGGAATGCCATCTTGCTTGTGGCCATGCTCTTGTGCACAGGCCTTGTGGTTCAGGCCCAGCGGCAGGCATCAAGACAAAAccagcaggatcctggaggccaG GGGGATTTGTTCAAACGCCGTGTGGTTCGGAGACTAGCATCCCTCAAGACCCGGCGCTGCCGGCTGAGCAGAGCAGCACACAGCCTTCCAGAGCCTGGCACTGAGACTTGTGCTGTGTGTCTAGACAACTTCTGTAACAAGCAG TGGCTCCGGGTACTGCCCTGCAAGCATGAGTTCCACCGAGACTGTGTGGACCCCTGGCTGATGCTACAGCAGACCTGCCCACTGTGCAAGTTCAATGTCCTGG GGAACCACTACTCAGATGACTAA
- the Rnf215 gene encoding RING finger protein 215 isoform X2, translating to MGPADRPALRSPLSPPPPPSLPSPLLLLLPLLPLWLGLAGPGAAADGSEPAARAGRGGARAVRVDVKLPRQDALVLEGVRIGPEAGPEPLLGGRLLLMDVVDAEQEIPVDSWIAVAYVGKEQAAQFHQDNQGSGRKAYPKALVQQMRRALFLGASALLLLILNHSVVRELDISQLLLRPVIVLHYSANVTKLLEALLQRTQATAEITSRESLSANIEWKLTLWTTCGLSKDSYGGWQDLVCLGGGQAQEQPLQQLWNAILLVAMLLCTGLVVQAQRQASRQNQQDPGGQGDLFKRRVVRRLASLKTRRCRLSRAAHSLPEPGTETCAVCLDNFCNKQWLRVLPCKHEFHRDCVDPWLMLQQTCPLCKFNVLGNHYSDD from the exons ATGGGCCCTGCCGATCGACCCGCGCTGAGATCGCCACTGTCGCCGCCACCTCCTCCATCGCTGCCGTCGccgctgctactgctgctgcccctgctccctctgtggTTGGGCCTGGCGGGGCCCGGGGCCGCGGCGGACGGCAGCGAGCCGGCGGCCCGGGCGGGACGGGGCGGAGCCCGCGCCGTGCGAGTAGACGTGAAGCTGCCGCGGCAAGACGCCCTGGTTTTGGAGGGCGTCAGGATAGGTCCTGAAGCCGGTCCCGAGCCGCTGCTGGGCGGTCGCTTGCTGCTG ATGGATGTCGTGGATGCTGAACAAGAGATACCTGTAGACAGCTGGATTGCAGTGGCATATGTGGGCAAAGAGCAGGCTGCCCAGTTCCACCAGGACAATCAAGGCAGTGGCCGGAAGGCATATCCCAAGGCCTTGGTCCAGCAG ATGCGCCGTGCCCTCTTCCTGGGAGCCTCGGCCCTGCTTCTCCTCATCCTAAACCATAGTGTGGTCCGAGAG TTGGACATCTCCCAGCTTCTGCTCAGGCCAGTAATTGTCCTCCATTACTCTGCCAATGTCACCAAGCTGCTGGAGGCACTTCTGCA GAGGACCCAGGCTACTGCTGAGATCACCAGTAGAGAGTCCCTGTCCGCCAACATCGAGTGGAAGCTGACATTGTGGACTACCTGTGGCCTCTCCAAGGACAGCTATGGCGGCTGGCAGGACCTGGTGTGCCTGGGAGGTGGTCAGGCCCAGGAGCAG cccctgcagcagctATGGAATGCCATCTTGCTTGTGGCCATGCTCTTGTGCACAGGCCTTGTGGTTCAGGCCCAGCGGCAGGCATCAAGACAAAAccagcaggatcctggaggccaG GGGGATTTGTTCAAACGCCGTGTGGTTCGGAGACTAGCATCCCTCAAGACCCGGCGCTGCCGGCTGAGCAGAGCAGCACACAGCCTTCCAGAGCCTGGCACTGAGACTTGTGCTGTGTGTCTAGACAACTTCTGTAACAAGCAG TGGCTCCGGGTACTGCCCTGCAAGCATGAGTTCCACCGAGACTGTGTGGACCCCTGGCTGATGCTACAGCAGACCTGCCCACTGTGCAAGTTCAATGTCCTGG GGAACCACTACTCAGATGACTAA
- the Ccdc157 gene encoding coiled-coil domain-containing protein 157 isoform X2, with protein MARWRRPSGKPRKAVNTLPAPPPGRGALPTPSRGHGGALRCCHGSGLGALLRVSRDPRSRRRPGGSSVSRPDTELRLRRRRQGWEGRLRPALHLNQEARSQKARHLHKPQTSEPSARDRHSQSLQLHGQTSVRAPGVVGMAHLLGSQACMDSLRKDLTDLQGTIVDVFSRAGPVRFPSWKFPDRVACDLDMVALLEHYDHVPGDPEFTQLSHAVLLELVIDRLLLLLQSCASYLENLSLDQMMPPARVAGPCMSVGLTVRRFWNNLLRLGMLYQQAVPQKRANQGEIPIGKPTAKGEPARSPECMTAKFIKPPSPVPGLPLICQGLQSIPVRVSLRGPAGTTEKTKSVHSQTIETALVPCDACTSVQGSLWEVGKVVISLCQSQNLPSSLGQFQKLVQDSMGRKPLPAATMGHWAAEQSKDLTRLNKHVGALTQLIGPLRAQLEEAEGQKDGLRKQVGKLEQALQQERGEWQRQTEEAERSLAECQHDRQQLIAETCDLKAKVTNLEGDLKQQQKSMQAMVAKTQQLEEEGERRAAAEKQVQQLEEQVQLLAGRLDGAGQQIRWASTELDKEKARVDSMVRHQEAKQRTLLQQLDSLDQEREELRGSLDEAEAQRAELEEQVQSLQSDREQGQCQLQAQQELLQSLQREKQELEQVTTDLQLTISELQRELEELKKRERLLVAFPDLHQPTEAQIQNSGNVTHDMERQLQANGIRIQILQEENRRLQSMLTKIREVAQQGSLKMIPQGQLWSPPYKDTQGEVPPAQAQNTSPGPMGRWQSPGSRTSSTGRTHPGGSRASPSRQPCNWPSKSSLEDRTHSATCTQNPIRALARLRRKLSPNRGQAGSTYQPQERPT; from the exons ATGGCAAGATGGCGGCGACCCAGCGGAAAGCCGCGGAAGGCAGTGAACACACTTCCGGCCCCGCCTCCCGGCCGTGGCGCACTTCCCACCCCGTCGCGCGGGCACGGCGGCGCGCTACGTTGTTGCCATGGCAGCGGTCTGGGCGCGCTGCTAAGGGTTTCGAGGGATCCCAGGAGCCGCAGACGCCCTGGGGGAAGTTCTGTGAGCCGGCCAGACACAGAGCTGAGGCTGCGACGCCGGAGACAG GGATGGGAGGGCCGCTTGCGGCCAGCCCTGCACCTGAACCAGGAAGCCAGGAGCCAGAAAGCCAGGCATCTGCACAAGCCCCAGACCTCAGAGCCTAGTGCGAGAGATAGACATAGTCAGTCACTCCAGCTTCATGGGCAAACATCTGTGAGAG CCCCAGGAGTTGTGGGGATGGCACACCTGCTAGGCAGCCAGGCCTGCATGGACAGCCTGCGCAAGGACCTCACGGACCTACAGGGCACCATTGTGGATGTGTTCTCCCGAGCTGGGCCTGTGCGCTTCCCATCCTGGAAGTTCCCTGACCGTGTGGCCTGTGACCTTGACATGGTGGCCCTTCTGGAGCACTATGACCATGTGCCAGGTGACCCTGAGTTCACGCAGTTGTCCCATGCTGTGCTGCTGGAGCTGGTCATTGACAG gctcctgctgctgcttcagAGCTGTGCCAGCTACCTGGAAAACCTCAGTCTGGATCAGATGATGCCTCCTGCCCGAGTTGCAGGGCCATGCATGTCTGTGGGGCTCACAGTGCGGCGCTTCTGGAACAACCTGCTGAGGCTGGGCATGCTGTACCAGCAGGCAGTGCCCCAG aaaagagcaaaccaagGGGAGATTCCCATCGGCAAGCCCACAGCTAAGGGTGAACCAGCCAGGAGCCCCGAATGCATGACTGCCAAGTTCATCAAGCCTCCTTCCCCAGTGCCAGGCTTGCCCTTGATCTGCCAAGGGCTGCAGAGCATCCCTGTCAGAGTCTCCTTGCGGGGCCCAGCTGGGACCACCGAGAAAACCAAGAGCGTCCACTCCCAGACCATCGAGACAGCCTTGGTGCCCTGTGATGCTTGTACCAGTGTCCAGGGCAGCTTGTGGGAGGTGGGCAAGGTGGTCATCAGCCTGTGTCAGAGCCAGAACTTGCCTTCGTCCTTGGGCCAGTTCCAGAAGCTGGTGCAGGACAGCATGGGGCGCAAACCACTGCCAGCTGCCACCATGGGCCACTGGGCAGCAGAACAGAGTAAAGACCTGACTCGTCTCAATAAGCATGTGGGAGCCCTCACCCAACTTATCGGGCCCCTCAGGGCCCAGCTGGAAGAGGCTGAGGGCCAGAAGGACGGGCTACGGAAGCAAGTGGGCAAACTGGAGCAGGCTCTgcagcaggagagaggagaaTGGCAGCGGCAGACAGAGGAGGCTGAGCGGAGCCTGGCCGAGTGCCAGCATGACAGGCAACAGCTAATCGCAG AAACGTGTGACCTAAAGGCAAAGGTGACCAATCTGGAGGGAGACCTGAAGCAGCAGCAGAAGTCCATGCAGGCCATGG TGGCAAAGACCCAGCAGCTGGAGGAGGAAGGTGAGCGGAGGGCAGCAGCTGAGAAGCAAGTGCAGCAGCTGGAGGAGCAAGTGCAGCTGCTGGCAGGGCGGCTAGATGGGGCTGGGCAGCAGATCCGCTGGGCCAGCACAGAGCTGGACAAAGAGAAGGCCCGAGTCGACAGCATGGTCCGTCATCAGGAG GCCAAGCAGAGGACTCTGCTCCAGCAGCTGGACAGTCTGGACCAGGAGCGGGAAGAGCTGCGGGGAAGTCTGGATGAGGCTGAGGCCCAGCGAGCTGAGTTGGAGGAGCAGGTGCAGAGCCTCCAGAGCGACAGGGAACAGGGACAGTGCCAGCTACAGGCTCAGCAG GAACTACTGCAGAGCCTGCAGCGGGAGAAACAGGAGCTGGAGCAGGTAACTACAGACCTGCAGCTGACCATCTCGGAGCTGCAACGGGAGCTAGAGGAACTAAAGAAGCGGGAGCGACTGCTGGTGGCCTTCCCAGACCTGCACCAGCCCACGGAGGCCCAGATCCAAA ACTCCGGCAATGTCACCCATGACATGGAGAGGCAACTGCAAGCCAATGGTATCCGTATCCAGATCCTACAGGAAGAGAACAGGCGACTCCAATCAATGCTGACCAAAATCCGAGAAGTGGCCCAACAGGGAAGCCTCAAA ATGATCCCACAGGGCCAGCTCTGGTCCCCTCCCTACAAGGACACCCAGGGAGAGGTACCCCCAGCCCAAGCACAGAATACATCTCCAGG GCCCATGGGCAGATGGCAGTCTCCTGGCAGCAGGACCAGCAGCACAGGCAGGACCCACCCAGGAGGGTCCCGAGCATCCCCCTCGAGGCAGCCCTGCAACTGGCCCAGCAAGTCCTCTTTGGAGGACAGAACCCACTCAGCCACCTGCACCCAGAACCCCATCCGAGCCCTGGCCAGGCTCAGGAGGAAACTCTCACCGAACCGAGGTCAGGCTGGCTCTACATACCAGCCCCAGGAACGACCCACCTAA
- the Ccdc157 gene encoding coiled-coil domain-containing protein 157 isoform X1, producing MARWRRPSGKPRKAVNTLPAPPPGRGALPTPSRGHGGALRCCHGSGLGALLRVSRDPRSRRRPGGSSVSRPDTELRLRRRRQGWEGRLRPALHLNQEARSQKARHLHKPQTSEPSARDRHSQSLQLHGQTSVRAPGVVGMAHLLGSQACMDSLRKDLTDLQGTIVDVFSRAGPVRFPSWKFPDRVACDLDMVALLEHYDHVPGDPEFTQLSHAVLLELVIDRLLLLLQSCASYLENLSLDQMMPPARVAGPCMSVGLTVRRFWNNLLRLGMLYQQAVPQKRANQGEIPIGKPTAKGEPARSPECMTAKFIKPPSPVPGLPLICQGLQSIPVRVSLRGPAGTTEKTKSVHSQTIETALVPCDACTSVQGSLWEVGKVVISLCQSQNLPSSLGQFQKLVQDSMGRKPLPAATMGHWAAEQSKDLTRLNKHVGALTQLIGPLRAQLEEAEGQKDGLRKQVGKLEQALQQERGEWQRQTEEAERSLAECQHDRQQLIAETCDLKAKVTNLEGDLKQQQKSMQAMVAKTQQLEEEGERRAAAEKQVQQLEEQVQLLAGRLDGAGQQIRWASTELDKEKARVDSMVRHQESLQAKQRTLLQQLDSLDQEREELRGSLDEAEAQRAELEEQVQSLQSDREQGQCQLQAQQELLQSLQREKQELEQVTTDLQLTISELQRELEELKKRERLLVAFPDLHQPTEAQIQNSGNVTHDMERQLQANGIRIQILQEENRRLQSMLTKIREVAQQGSLKMIPQGQLWSPPYKDTQGEVPPAQAQNTSPGPMGRWQSPGSRTSSTGRTHPGGSRASPSRQPCNWPSKSSLEDRTHSATCTQNPIRALARLRRKLSPNRGQAGSTYQPQERPT from the exons ATGGCAAGATGGCGGCGACCCAGCGGAAAGCCGCGGAAGGCAGTGAACACACTTCCGGCCCCGCCTCCCGGCCGTGGCGCACTTCCCACCCCGTCGCGCGGGCACGGCGGCGCGCTACGTTGTTGCCATGGCAGCGGTCTGGGCGCGCTGCTAAGGGTTTCGAGGGATCCCAGGAGCCGCAGACGCCCTGGGGGAAGTTCTGTGAGCCGGCCAGACACAGAGCTGAGGCTGCGACGCCGGAGACAG GGATGGGAGGGCCGCTTGCGGCCAGCCCTGCACCTGAACCAGGAAGCCAGGAGCCAGAAAGCCAGGCATCTGCACAAGCCCCAGACCTCAGAGCCTAGTGCGAGAGATAGACATAGTCAGTCACTCCAGCTTCATGGGCAAACATCTGTGAGAG CCCCAGGAGTTGTGGGGATGGCACACCTGCTAGGCAGCCAGGCCTGCATGGACAGCCTGCGCAAGGACCTCACGGACCTACAGGGCACCATTGTGGATGTGTTCTCCCGAGCTGGGCCTGTGCGCTTCCCATCCTGGAAGTTCCCTGACCGTGTGGCCTGTGACCTTGACATGGTGGCCCTTCTGGAGCACTATGACCATGTGCCAGGTGACCCTGAGTTCACGCAGTTGTCCCATGCTGTGCTGCTGGAGCTGGTCATTGACAG gctcctgctgctgcttcagAGCTGTGCCAGCTACCTGGAAAACCTCAGTCTGGATCAGATGATGCCTCCTGCCCGAGTTGCAGGGCCATGCATGTCTGTGGGGCTCACAGTGCGGCGCTTCTGGAACAACCTGCTGAGGCTGGGCATGCTGTACCAGCAGGCAGTGCCCCAG aaaagagcaaaccaagGGGAGATTCCCATCGGCAAGCCCACAGCTAAGGGTGAACCAGCCAGGAGCCCCGAATGCATGACTGCCAAGTTCATCAAGCCTCCTTCCCCAGTGCCAGGCTTGCCCTTGATCTGCCAAGGGCTGCAGAGCATCCCTGTCAGAGTCTCCTTGCGGGGCCCAGCTGGGACCACCGAGAAAACCAAGAGCGTCCACTCCCAGACCATCGAGACAGCCTTGGTGCCCTGTGATGCTTGTACCAGTGTCCAGGGCAGCTTGTGGGAGGTGGGCAAGGTGGTCATCAGCCTGTGTCAGAGCCAGAACTTGCCTTCGTCCTTGGGCCAGTTCCAGAAGCTGGTGCAGGACAGCATGGGGCGCAAACCACTGCCAGCTGCCACCATGGGCCACTGGGCAGCAGAACAGAGTAAAGACCTGACTCGTCTCAATAAGCATGTGGGAGCCCTCACCCAACTTATCGGGCCCCTCAGGGCCCAGCTGGAAGAGGCTGAGGGCCAGAAGGACGGGCTACGGAAGCAAGTGGGCAAACTGGAGCAGGCTCTgcagcaggagagaggagaaTGGCAGCGGCAGACAGAGGAGGCTGAGCGGAGCCTGGCCGAGTGCCAGCATGACAGGCAACAGCTAATCGCAG AAACGTGTGACCTAAAGGCAAAGGTGACCAATCTGGAGGGAGACCTGAAGCAGCAGCAGAAGTCCATGCAGGCCATGG TGGCAAAGACCCAGCAGCTGGAGGAGGAAGGTGAGCGGAGGGCAGCAGCTGAGAAGCAAGTGCAGCAGCTGGAGGAGCAAGTGCAGCTGCTGGCAGGGCGGCTAGATGGGGCTGGGCAGCAGATCCGCTGGGCCAGCACAGAGCTGGACAAAGAGAAGGCCCGAGTCGACAGCATGGTCCGTCATCAGGAG TCCCTGCAGGCCAAGCAGAGGACTCTGCTCCAGCAGCTGGACAGTCTGGACCAGGAGCGGGAAGAGCTGCGGGGAAGTCTGGATGAGGCTGAGGCCCAGCGAGCTGAGTTGGAGGAGCAGGTGCAGAGCCTCCAGAGCGACAGGGAACAGGGACAGTGCCAGCTACAGGCTCAGCAG GAACTACTGCAGAGCCTGCAGCGGGAGAAACAGGAGCTGGAGCAGGTAACTACAGACCTGCAGCTGACCATCTCGGAGCTGCAACGGGAGCTAGAGGAACTAAAGAAGCGGGAGCGACTGCTGGTGGCCTTCCCAGACCTGCACCAGCCCACGGAGGCCCAGATCCAAA ACTCCGGCAATGTCACCCATGACATGGAGAGGCAACTGCAAGCCAATGGTATCCGTATCCAGATCCTACAGGAAGAGAACAGGCGACTCCAATCAATGCTGACCAAAATCCGAGAAGTGGCCCAACAGGGAAGCCTCAAA ATGATCCCACAGGGCCAGCTCTGGTCCCCTCCCTACAAGGACACCCAGGGAGAGGTACCCCCAGCCCAAGCACAGAATACATCTCCAGG GCCCATGGGCAGATGGCAGTCTCCTGGCAGCAGGACCAGCAGCACAGGCAGGACCCACCCAGGAGGGTCCCGAGCATCCCCCTCGAGGCAGCCCTGCAACTGGCCCAGCAAGTCCTCTTTGGAGGACAGAACCCACTCAGCCACCTGCACCCAGAACCCCATCCGAGCCCTGGCCAGGCTCAGGAGGAAACTCTCACCGAACCGAGGTCAGGCTGGCTCTACATACCAGCCCCAGGAACGACCCACCTAA